DNA from Acidobacteriota bacterium:
AGTTTCGTCCGTCGTCACGGCTTTGTTCACTGAGACCGTCCGTGTTGAGTACGAGGATATCGCCATCACCCAGGAGGTTGACCTCGTTGACCGTATAACGCGGCTTGTACCCCAGGGGGCTGAATATCCGGGTGGCGTCGGTGGTGTCCTCTGATGGGAAGAGGCCCAACGGCGAAAACGACACCAGGCGGTCGGGACAGATGGTGACGAAACGGTCGTATTCGGCGGAGAACACGAGAGGGAGTGGGTTGCCCGCGTTCAAGAATCGAAACTGTCCGGCGCCGGAAATCTCGCCGTAGTGGAGCGTGATGTACTTTTCGAAGGAAAGCGAGTTGTAGAAACGCGTGTTCAAGTTCTCGAAGAGTGCCGTGGTGATCTCTCCAAACTGGTCGAGCTCATACAGCACCCCGGTCAGAAAGGCCTGGTGGAGCATGGCCGCAGCCAGTGCGTCGGTTATCCGATGGCCTGAGACGTCGGCAACAAGAATGCCGAGTCGATCTCTGGTCTTCTCGAGCCTGGCCGCGACTTCGACCTGGTCACGCGCCCTCGCAGATTCCATTCTCTGATCCAGATCGTATCGACGTTCGAAATCGACGTACACAATATGATCGCCGCCTGCGGCCCCGTTCAAAAACACCGATTCACCGTAGACCTCGATCTGACCGATTCGCATCCCGGCGTGGGGCGGCTGAATCAACCGGACGATGTCAACGAAATTCTCGATCTCGGCACAACATATTCCTGGTGGTAAATCAGTGCGTTTTGCTTCGTCTT
Protein-coding regions in this window:
- a CDS encoding serine/threonine-protein phosphatase, giving the protein MEDEAKRTDLPPGICCAEIENFVDIVRLIQPPHAGMRIGQIEVYGESVFLNGAAGGDHIVYVDFERRYDLDQRMESARARDQVEVAARLEKTRDRLGILVADVSGHRITDALAAAMLHQAFLTGVLYELDQFGEITTALFENLNTRFYNSLSFEKYITLHYGEISGAGQFRFLNAGNPLPLVFSAEYDRFVTICPDRLVSFSPLGLFPSEDTTDATRIFSPLGYKPRYTVNEVNLLGDGDILVLNTDGLSEQSRDDGRNFVPDELEQVIRDNKHRSAHGIFEAVREQSLAFAPLEDDMTVLIIKKGGAGR